ACATCGACGCCCATGTCGCCAGCCTCGCGAGCGCGGGTGTGACCGCCGGTGAGATTCAGGACTTCGACTTCATCAAGCTGACCGAGATCGTCGACCCGGCCGGCAACAAGGTCAACTTCGTGTGGGAGAACCCGAAGTACGAGCCGCCGGCGGAGTAGGACCGCAGCACGACACCCGTCGACGGGTGTGGATGGCGGCCGGACGTCGAGTCCGGCCGTTCGACCAGGTCGGGGCACCTGGAATCGATCGCGTCAGGGATCGGTTCCGGGTGCCCCGCGTCGCCTTCGGGGACCCGATCCCACCACTTGTGACGGGTCCGTGGGGTGTGTTGATGTGTCACGGGGCTGACCGTTGCCCCCTTGGATGGCAGGAGCCGACATGGCAGCAGAAACGTACGGAGAGGGCTACGCCGAACTCTTCGACTTCGTCTACGGCGCCGAGGCGCCCGACCCGATGGTGGCGACCCTCGCCGACCTGGCCGAGGGCGGCCCCGTCCTCGAACTGGGCGTCGGCACCGGTCGGGTCGCCATCCCCCTCGCCGCTCGCGGGCTCAGCGTGACCGGGGTGGACAGCTCGGCGGCGATGCTGAAGACCCTGGCCGGCAAGCCCGGCGGCGACATGGTGCAGACCGCGCTCAGCGAACTGCCGCAGATCGCGGCGGACGGGCGCTACCGGCTCGTCACGTGCCTCGACAACACCTTCCTGCTCCTGACCACACAGGATGCCCAGACGGAGTGTGTGCGCAACGCCGCCGAACTCCTCACCGACGACGGCG
Above is a window of Verrucosispora sp. NA02020 DNA encoding:
- a CDS encoding class I SAM-dependent methyltransferase, whose protein sequence is MAAETYGEGYAELFDFVYGAEAPDPMVATLADLAEGGPVLELGVGTGRVAIPLAARGLSVTGVDSSAAMLKTLAGKPGGDMVQTALSELPQIAADGRYRLVTCLDNTFLLLTTQDAQTECVRNAAELLTDDGVLVFETFARAPGDFGVMPAHMGENATVLWAYQVDPLSQQFHIREIIYGKDLMHVVPFDGRGVSPAELDLMARLAGLRLRERWCDWERSPVESDSPLVISVFERADR